The DNA window CCGCACCACGGCGCGCCGAATTCCAGCAGCAGCCAACCGGCCTGCGCATCCACCTCCGCGCGGGCCGGCTCGGCGGCTACATGATCACGCATGAAGGGCATGCCGGTTACGCCTGCAGCGTGCGCTGGATGTCTTCCAGCGGCGCGTTGGTCAGATCCTTGGCGATATCGACCAGCAACCGCGCCTGCGTCTCTTTATGCAGCAACGGACGGATGCGGCCAAGCGTGGTGGGATCGGCGATCAGCACCAGATGCGCGTAGCGGTTGTTGAGTGCATCTTCGTTGAGCTGCTCGGCCACCTGCTTGGCGAAGGTCGCTTCGTTGAGCTGCGAGATCGACATGTCCTTGGGCACCGCGCCGGACGGCCCCTGTCCGGATACACCCTGCTCGCTGATGTCCTGCAGGCGCAGCTCGCCTTCCTGCTTCAAGGTGAGCTTCTGCTCGCTGCCGACGTTGGTGAACACGCGGGCCGAGCCACCATCGGCGACGATAACCAGGGTGCCTTCGGGAATGCGACGGGTCATGCGTTACTCCTTGCGTTGGTTCGCAACCACCGTAGAAGGCATGGCGTGAGCGAGGTGAGCACAACATGTTCATTCGATGTGCGTGGGTCATCTGCATGAACAGGCAACATGGAACGCTGCGTTCGTGCTGGCGCGATTCTCGGCACGCTCACACTGTAACCGTTATCATGAACACATGATCGACACGACCCACTGCGCGTCAGCACCTGTTGCTGGCATGCGGGAAGCACTGCCGACCGGCGCTTCGCTTTCCATCATTGCTTCCCCCTCGCCTTTCCATCGCCTCGCGCTGGATCCCGGCGGATGACGCCTGCGGGCCCTGCCCCGCCTGTTCTCTGCGCCTGCCACCACCCCACGTGCACTGACGCGGTCTGACACGTAATCGGACCCATCCGATTGTCCCGCGTTCTGGCAGCGGGCAATGCTTGTCGCGTGCGCGGCGTTTGATCGCACACACCATTCGCCCCGTTCCGGGCCTTCCATTCGATGCCCCTGCGCCTGCTGCGCCAGCATCGCCGTTTCCGACTTTCGGGACATCCGTACCGCCCATTCCACTCCATTTCCATTCTTCCAAGGGAGTCCCCATGCAGGACAACTCCGATGCCCACGCCCATTTCGGCTGGTTCAAACGCCGCCGCCATCTGAAGGTCGACGAGATCACCGTTGTCGACAAACCCATGCTCAAGCGCGCCGTGGGCGCCGCTGCACTGGGCAATGCGATGGAATGGTTCGACTTCGGTGTCTATGGCTATCTCGCCGTCACCATCGGCCAGGTCTTCTTCCCCTCCAGCAACCCCACCGCGCAGGTGATCGCTGCGTTCGCCACGTTCACCGTGGCCTTCCTGGTACGCCCGCTGGGCGGCATGGTCTTCGGGCCCCTGGGCGACCGGTACGGGCGCCAGAAGGTACTGGCCTTCACCATGATCATGATGGCCCTGGGCACCTTCGCCATCGGCCTGATTCCCTCTTACGAACGCATCGGCATCTGGGCGCCGGTGCTGCTGCTGCTCGCGCGCGTGGTGCAGGGCTTTTCCACCGGTGGCGAGTATGGCGGCGCGGCAACCTTCATTGCCGAGTACTCCACCGACCGCAACCGCGGCCTGATGGGCAGCTGGCTGGAGTTCGGCACGCTGGGCGGCTACATCGCCGGCGCCGGTACGGTCACCGCCCTGCACATGCTGCTGAGCAGCGAGCAGATGCTGGACTGGGGCTGGCGCATTCCGTTCCTGGTGGCCGGCCCACTCGGCCTGCTGGGCCTGTATATGCGCATGCGGCTGGAGGAAACGCCAGCGTTCCGCGCGTTCGCCGAAGAAGCCGAGAAGCGCGACCATGAGCGCCCCGGCCTGCTCGATCTGTTCCGTGTGCACGGGCGCCAGCTGATCGTCTGCATGGGCCTGGTGCTGGTGTTCAACGTGACCGACTACATGCTGCTGACCTACATGCCCAGCTACCTGAGCGTGACCATGGGGTATGCGGAGAGCAAGGGCCTGCTGCTGATCATCATCGTGATGCTGGTGATGATGCCGTTGAACATCGTCGGTGGCCTTTTCAGCGACAAGCTGGGCCGGCGCCCGATGATCATTGGCGCCTGCATCGCGCTGCTGGTGCTGGCGGTGCCGAGCCTGCTGCTGGTGGGCAGCGGCAACGACTGGCTGATCTTCCTTGGCCTGATGCTGCTGGGCCTGGCGCTGGTGTGCTTCACCAGTTCGATGCCCTCCACGCTGCCGGCACTGTTCTATACGCCGGTGCGCTACAGCGCGCTGTCCATTGCGTTCAACGTGTCGGTGTCGCTGTTCGGTGGCACCACGCCGCTGGTGACCGCCTGGCTGGTGGAGCGCACCGGCGATCCGCTGGTGCCGGCCTACTACCTGATGGGCGCGGCGGTGATCGGCCTGATCACGATGATCTTCGTGAAGGAAACCGCCGGCCTGCCGCTGCGCGGTTCGCCGCCAGCCGTGGGCTGCAACAAGGAGGCGGCGGCGCTGTTGAAGAGCGATGCCCCGGTAACAGTGGATCGCACCCTGCCGCCCTTGCCGGACGTAGCCGAACCGGAACAGGTGACCCCGGCCTGAGTGGCTGAGGCAGCGCCGGGCATTGCCCGGCGCTGCCGGTAACGCGATTACTCGGCGCGGGTCAGCTTGCCCGGCGTCCAGCGCAGGGTCCAGACATAGTCGCCATCCGGTGGGCAGACATGCTTGTAGCCCACGACATCGCAGGTGCTCGCACCGGCAACGACCTTGAACGCGACGATGATGCGGTCACCTTCGATCTTGATGGAATGCACGGCACCCGGAATCTGCTCGCCCGCATCATCGCCATAACCTGACGCGCGGATGGCGGCGAAGTCCTCTGCCTCCACAGGCGACAGGCTCTTGGGGTTTTCCTTGCCCCGAGGATCATCTGCTGCCAGTGCAGTCATCACGGCCACCACATTGCTCTGTGCGAACGAGCCACCGGTATAGGTCGACGTATAGAGATAGATGACCTCCGCACGACCATCACCGTCCAGATCGGCAACGGCCGTCCACACCGGGCGGAAATCACTCTCGATGTCATCGCCAGGGATCAGGCGCAGCGAGGCCTCGGCTGCGTTGAACGCCTGTACCAGGCTCGGTGGCGATGCCTTCGATGCCGCAAACACCGGGGCACAACCGACCAGCGTGCAAAGTGCGAATGCGGAAGGCAGCAGGATGGAACGGGAAAATGCAGGTCCGTGCATGGTGTTCTCCTTGGTGAATGGTGCAGCCGGTAACGCGATTACTCGGCGCGGGTCAGCTTGCCCGGGGTCCAGCGGTACACCCAGGCATGCTGGCCTTCCGGTGGGCAGGTCACCTTGCCACGCACGCACAGCTTCGAGTTGCGGGTGCTGTTGAAGGTGACGCGGATACGGTCGCCGTCCATGGTGATCGTTTCCATGTCGCCGGGAATGTGCACGGCAGCGTCATCGGCGTAGCCGGACGCGCGGATCAACGCGTAGGTTTCGTCGTCATAGGCGGATTTGCCCGGTGATGCGGTCTGGCCCCGCGCATCGCCTTCGGCCAGCGGGGTCATCACCACCAGTTCGTTGAGCTGCATCGCGCTGCCGGTCTGGGTCGCGGTGTAGAGATAAACGATTTCCGGGCGGCCATCGCCATCGAGGTCGGCATTGCCGGCCCACAGCGGACGGTAATCGTACTGGCTGTCGGTGCCGGGGTGCAGACGCAGGGAGGCCTCGGCGGTACGACGTGCCTTGTCGTAGCTCATCGGCTCGTTCTTCGCCTCGCTCTTCGCTTCATCCTTGGCGTCGGCCGGCGTTGCATTCTGGGCAAGCAGCGGTGCCGCCACCGTCAATGCCATGGCCGCCACCAGCGCGCGCAGGCCGATGGCCTGCCAGTGCTTCCGCTCGTACATCCCTGTTCCTCGATCACTGAATCTGCGGAGTCGGATCATCGCACAGGCGGGCCGGCAAGCGGCGTGCTGTCGGCATGCAGTTCCATCGCGCGCATGACGATGGGCTTGGCCCAGTCCGGGGTGTGCAGCAGCTCCACCACCGACACCGGATACTGCAGGCCCTGGCGATCCAGCGCCAGCACCGGCAAGGGGGCAACACGCCCATAGCGATCGGCTGGCGCGCTGTTGTCATACACATGCAGTTCGGCCAGGTGCGGCATCAGCGCCAACAGGTTCTCGCGCGCGGAATCGAAGCGTGCGCGGATCTTGTCCTGCGGAATGTCGTGGCCGCCGCCAGCAACGCGGGCGGCCACGCGGGCCACATGCAGTTCGACGGTGGCCAACCCGCAGAACCAGATCGCCACGTCGTGCTGGCTGCAGGCCTCGCGCAACAGACGCGGAATGGTGTTGCCGCCCAAGGTGGTTTCAAAGGCAAAATCGCTGCCGTCGGCGATCGCCTGGCGCAGCCGTCGTGCGCCTTCCTGCCACGCTTCAGC is part of the Stenotrophomonas lactitubi genome and encodes:
- a CDS encoding baeRF12 domain-containing protein; the encoded protein is MTRRIPEGTLVIVADGGSARVFTNVGSEQKLTLKQEGELRLQDISEQGVSGQGPSGAVPKDMSISQLNEATFAKQVAEQLNEDALNNRYAHLVLIADPTTLGRIRPLLHKETQARLLVDIAKDLTNAPLEDIQRTLQA
- the proP gene encoding glycine betaine/L-proline transporter ProP, with amino-acid sequence MQDNSDAHAHFGWFKRRRHLKVDEITVVDKPMLKRAVGAAALGNAMEWFDFGVYGYLAVTIGQVFFPSSNPTAQVIAAFATFTVAFLVRPLGGMVFGPLGDRYGRQKVLAFTMIMMALGTFAIGLIPSYERIGIWAPVLLLLARVVQGFSTGGEYGGAATFIAEYSTDRNRGLMGSWLEFGTLGGYIAGAGTVTALHMLLSSEQMLDWGWRIPFLVAGPLGLLGLYMRMRLEETPAFRAFAEEAEKRDHERPGLLDLFRVHGRQLIVCMGLVLVFNVTDYMLLTYMPSYLSVTMGYAESKGLLLIIIVMLVMMPLNIVGGLFSDKLGRRPMIIGACIALLVLAVPSLLLVGSGNDWLIFLGLMLLGLALVCFTSSMPSTLPALFYTPVRYSALSIAFNVSVSLFGGTTPLVTAWLVERTGDPLVPAYYLMGAAVIGLITMIFVKETAGLPLRGSPPAVGCNKEAAALLKSDAPVTVDRTLPPLPDVAEPEQVTPA